The Candidatus Nomurabacteria bacterium genome has a segment encoding these proteins:
- a CDS encoding nucleoside-diphosphate kinase (catalyzes the formation of nucleoside triphosphate from ATP and nucleoside diphosphate), giving the protein MHPKKEKTFVILKPDTLQRGLVGEVIKRFERIGLKIVAMKMIQADEETIFKHYNKDDAWYERKGRGIVENRKKLGKPVEKEAIEYGKDIIRTMVHYMCASPVVVMVVEGNSAQAVVKRLVGGTEPTTADTGTIRGDFALDSYFLCDTDESRGLRNLIHCTDPADGEDAYNNEVSVWFSEKEILNYRLVSEAMLYDVNLDGLTE; this is encoded by the coding sequence ATGCATCCAAAGAAAGAAAAAACATTTGTAATACTAAAACCGGACACACTACAAAGAGGTCTTGTTGGTGAAGTAATCAAGAGATTTGAGAGAATCGGACTAAAAATCGTAGCCATGAAAATGATACAAGCTGACGAAGAAACTATATTCAAGCACTACAACAAAGATGATGCTTGGTACGAAAGAAAGGGTAGAGGTATCGTAGAGAATAGAAAAAAACTTGGTAAACCTGTCGAAAAAGAAGCTATAGAGTATGGAAAAGATATAATAAGAACAATGGTTCACTATATGTGTGCTAGTCCGGTAGTTGTTATGGTTGTAGAGGGTAATAGTGCACAAGCTGTAGTAAAAAGACTCGTTGGAGGAACTGAACCAACAACTGCAGACACTGGAACTATAAGAGGAGACTTTGCACTAGATTCATATTTCCTTTGTGATACAGATGAGTCTAGAGGTTTGAGAAACTTGATCCACTGTACAGATCCAGCTGACGGAGAAGATGCTTACAACAACGAAGTTTCTGTATGGTTTTCTGAAAAAGAAATACTAAACTACAGACTTGTTTCTGAAGCAATGCTTTACGATGTGAATTTGGATGGTCTAACAGAATAA
- a CDS encoding TraM recognition domain-containing protein — protein sequence MEKFLQKKESFENPEDELAFLRERIEVAERALRERGITKEKEYIASDLVEKYRQVDEGDILHPKMSIPEKSKDEIVLRLSPEPHDNVMEELLGVLLSKGIKNAISVAEKLNNPHVYDDFHRFLVQYLVSGKEIPGLKNTAELYKRLNMRLFEITIPDTSSDGDKEKSHREIIAKMEQFLAGMSSVGEVRSNRGKDYYSLEIAQSSFGEEVVFYVAVPGEKVDLLEKMVLGIHPDAKITEEVDDYNIFVEGGETKAAFLSLDNIPAFPIKTYDKMEYDPLNIILNVFSKLKKEGEGAAVQILVRPEGDKVLKKISKVLDNLRDGKKPEYGSETKDTLREVKKIFSSPKKEVENEEKKIDEKGIERVIEKMASSFCSVSIRIIASSSSKSRSNQILEEIISAFNQFGEAGSNRLVPVSITDRGEKDFIKKFIYREYEEDRSFPLNLKEISSIIHFPKRVEKLPHLKTAKSGEAPVPTGMPEEGVLIGENTYRGTNKPVFMSSEDRLRHLYVIGQTGTGKTSILKNLVYQDIKNGEGCCFIDPHGSDVLDILSYIPPERYDDVIYFDPSDISRPMGLNMLEYDYSKPEQKTFVVNEMINIFNQLYDMKVAGGPQFEQYFRNSALLVMEDPESGSTLMEITRVLQDKSYRDYKLSKCQNPIIKEFWRAAEATTGEAGLSNFVPYISSKFDPLISNDIMRPVIGQQKSAFDFRKIMDEKKILLVNLSKGKLGEINSSLIGLILVGKIQMAALSRVDSVGSDIPNFYLYIDEFQNVTTPSISSILSEARKYKLSLNVAHQYISQLDDDIKNAVFGNVGSMAVFRVSPEDAEFLEPKFAPTFSASDIIKLENRHAYMSMIVRGAPTDRPFSIRTVDNPNGDREAGERIKELSSLKYGREREIVEKEIMEKYRKS from the coding sequence ATGGAAAAATTTCTTCAAAAGAAAGAGTCTTTCGAGAATCCAGAAGATGAACTGGCTTTTTTGAGAGAAAGGATAGAGGTTGCAGAAAGAGCTCTTCGAGAAAGAGGAATCACAAAAGAAAAAGAGTACATAGCTTCTGACTTGGTAGAAAAATACAGACAGGTAGATGAGGGCGACATACTTCACCCAAAAATGTCTATTCCTGAAAAAAGTAAAGATGAGATAGTGCTCAGACTTTCTCCAGAACCCCATGACAATGTAATGGAGGAGCTTCTAGGAGTGCTTCTTTCAAAGGGTATAAAGAACGCTATTTCAGTTGCTGAGAAGCTAAACAATCCTCACGTATACGATGATTTTCATAGGTTTTTGGTCCAGTATCTTGTTAGTGGAAAAGAAATTCCAGGACTCAAGAATACTGCCGAGTTATATAAAAGACTCAATATGAGACTTTTTGAAATAACTATTCCAGACACATCTTCTGATGGGGACAAAGAAAAATCTCACAGAGAAATTATCGCCAAGATGGAACAGTTTTTAGCTGGCATGTCTTCTGTGGGTGAAGTTAGAAGTAATCGAGGCAAAGATTATTACAGCTTGGAAATCGCACAGTCTTCTTTTGGTGAAGAGGTGGTTTTCTACGTTGCTGTTCCCGGAGAAAAAGTAGATCTACTTGAGAAAATGGTTCTCGGTATACATCCCGATGCAAAAATAACAGAAGAGGTAGATGACTACAATATATTTGTAGAAGGTGGTGAGACAAAAGCCGCGTTTTTGTCTCTCGACAATATACCTGCTTTTCCTATCAAAACTTATGACAAGATGGAATATGATCCACTCAATATAATCTTGAATGTTTTTTCCAAACTAAAAAAAGAGGGTGAAGGAGCAGCAGTTCAGATACTAGTAAGACCAGAAGGGGATAAGGTTTTGAAAAAGATTTCAAAAGTTCTAGACAATCTACGAGATGGCAAAAAGCCAGAATATGGATCCGAAACAAAAGACACATTAAGAGAAGTAAAGAAGATTTTTTCTTCTCCCAAAAAAGAAGTAGAAAATGAAGAAAAAAAGATAGACGAAAAGGGTATAGAAAGAGTCATAGAAAAAATGGCATCTAGTTTCTGCAGTGTTTCTATAAGAATAATCGCTTCTTCTTCAAGCAAATCTAGATCAAATCAGATTTTGGAAGAAATAATATCTGCATTTAATCAGTTTGGAGAGGCAGGATCAAACAGACTCGTTCCTGTTTCTATAACAGATAGGGGAGAGAAAGATTTCATCAAGAAGTTTATTTATCGAGAATACGAAGAAGATAGATCCTTCCCACTAAACCTAAAAGAAATATCTAGCATAATACACTTCCCAAAGAGAGTGGAGAAGCTCCCCCACCTAAAAACTGCAAAGTCTGGCGAAGCGCCCGTTCCTACTGGAATGCCAGAAGAAGGGGTCCTGATAGGAGAAAACACCTATCGTGGTACAAACAAACCTGTATTTATGTCGTCGGAAGATAGATTGAGACACCTTTATGTTATAGGTCAGACGGGTACTGGTAAGACTTCTATTCTAAAGAATCTAGTTTATCAAGATATTAAAAATGGTGAAGGTTGCTGCTTTATAGATCCACACGGATCAGATGTTCTAGATATACTTTCTTATATTCCGCCAGAAAGATATGATGACGTCATATACTTTGATCCTAGTGATATATCTAGACCTATGGGTCTCAACATGCTCGAGTATGATTATAGTAAGCCAGAACAAAAAACTTTTGTTGTAAACGAGATGATAAACATCTTCAACCAACTTTATGATATGAAGGTTGCTGGAGGTCCACAGTTTGAACAATACTTCAGAAATAGTGCACTTTTGGTTATGGAGGACCCAGAAAGTGGCTCAACACTCATGGAAATAACTAGAGTCTTGCAAGACAAGAGTTACAGAGATTACAAACTATCCAAATGCCAAAATCCTATAATCAAAGAGTTCTGGAGAGCAGCCGAGGCGACGACTGGAGAGGCTGGACTTTCAAACTTCGTGCCTTATATCTCGAGCAAGTTTGATCCACTTATATCAAACGACATCATGAGACCAGTTATTGGTCAACAGAAATCGGCTTTTGATTTCAGGAAGATTATGGATGAAAAGAAAATACTTCTAGTAAATCTTTCCAAGGGAAAATTAGGAGAAATAAACTCTTCTCTCATCGGACTTATTCTTGTAGGAAAAATCCAGATGGCAGCACTTTCAAGAGTAGATTCTGTTGGTTCTGATATACCAAACTTCTATCTATATATAGATGAATTCCAAAACGTAACAACACCATCTATCTCTTCTATACTTTCTGAAGCTAGAAAATACAAGCTTTCTCTAAACGTTGCTCACCAATATATTTCTCAATTGGATGATGATATAAAAAATGCTGTATTTGGTAACGTTGGTTCTATGGCCGTATTCCGAGTTTCGCCAGAAGATGCAGAGTTTCTAGAACCAAAGTTTGCTCCGACTTTTTCTGCGAGCGATATTATAAAACTTGAGAATAGGCATGCATATATGTCTATGATTGTTCGCGGTGCACCGACAGATAGACCGTTTTCTATCAGAACTGTCGATAATCCAAACGGCGACAGAGAGGCGGGGGAGAGAATAAAGGAGCTTTCTAGCTTGAAATACGGTAGAGAAAGAGAGATTGTAGAGAAAGAAATCATGGAAAAATATAGAAAATCATAA
- a CDS encoding DoxX family protein, whose amino-acid sequence MMKKSCSCGDLGLLILRFGLAAVFLFHGVGKAMNMGDTIAFFQSVNLPAFLAWIVMIVEVLAGLAFTFGVFVRYAAYGVVAIMLGSIFFVKMKLGFMAMEVDVLALTSAVALATLGAGKYSVAKHCKCGGHCMMCKSDNCCGSSCSHDKGGAPAQDMPKEEQSMATENMSSGM is encoded by the coding sequence ATGATGAAAAAATCTTGCAGTTGTGGCGATCTAGGCCTTTTGATACTAAGGTTTGGTTTGGCTGCTGTTTTCTTGTTCCACGGAGTTGGCAAGGCTATGAACATGGGCGACACTATCGCTTTTTTCCAAAGCGTTAACCTTCCAGCATTTTTGGCTTGGATAGTTATGATTGTCGAGGTTCTAGCAGGACTAGCATTTACATTTGGTGTATTCGTAAGATACGCTGCTTATGGTGTTGTGGCTATCATGCTCGGATCTATTTTCTTTGTAAAGATGAAGCTTGGATTTATGGCAATGGAAGTAGATGTACTAGCTCTAACTTCTGCTGTGGCTTTGGCTACACTAGGAGCTGGAAAGTATTCTGTGGCAAAACACTGTAAATGTGGTGGACATTGTATGATGTGCAAAAGTGACAACTGTTGCGGATCATCATGTTCTCATGACAAAGGAGGTGCACCAGCACAAGATATGCCAAAAGAAGAGCAGTCTATGGCTACAGAGAATATGTCTTCTGGAATGTAA
- the msrB gene encoding peptide-methionine (R)-S-oxide reductase MsrB, translated as MQNKDLTEEEKKVIHDGAAEAPFSGKYWDYNDDGFYHCKNCGVKLFDSSTKMDSSKGPMGLRGWPAFDNALPDAIEKREDRSLGMVREEIVCKNCGAHLGHLFGDDESKTGQHFCVNSCSLDFEHKKEEK; from the coding sequence ATGCAAAACAAAGATCTAACAGAAGAAGAGAAGAAGGTTATTCACGATGGTGCAGCAGAGGCGCCATTTTCTGGCAAATACTGGGATTACAATGATGATGGATTTTATCATTGTAAAAACTGCGGAGTCAAACTTTTTGACTCAAGTACAAAGATGGATTCTAGCAAGGGGCCTATGGGATTACGCGGTTGGCCTGCTTTTGACAACGCACTTCCAGATGCAATAGAAAAAAGAGAAGATAGATCTCTCGGTATGGTTAGAGAAGAAATTGTTTGCAAAAACTGCGGAGCACACTTGGGACATCTTTTTGGAGACGATGAGTCAAAGACGGGCCAACACTTCTGTGTCAATTCTTGCTCACTTGATTTTGAACACAAAAAAGAGGAAAAGTAA
- a CDS encoding NAD(P)/FAD-dependent oxidoreductase, with translation MNMLMKRENRKNVVILGSGFGGVYVYRRLFKYLGRSIRYTIVSPENHFLFTPLLHEVATGSLDSHSIVEPIRTITDYESTKVLQGEAGQINTSKKTLMVGSNEVHYDYLVVATGAKTCSYAISGVEENAYVLKTLGDGEHLKNRFISIFQEAAETKNIEAKREMLSFVIVGGGATGVEMAAEMAELCFGTFLELYGGEGISYEDIKVTLISSSTDLIPYFKRKVRKFAHKSLTKSGVDVMLGKMVSKVDEHGVVLSTGERIWSRTVLWTAGVLPNTPDFENKQDFAYDNGKVKVDKTLRVVGETDVFAIGDVSGAQDEKGSFYPNLAQVAVKEARHVAKEISNMEKGEKERREFSLKLKGELISLGQWHAAGDVFGFAIVGPLAWFIWRTVYLFKFISKSKKFKIALDWTINVFYPRDITKISKTSHKWSQNVKPHKH, from the coding sequence ATGAATATGCTAATGAAAAGAGAAAATAGAAAGAACGTAGTTATACTCGGTTCTGGATTTGGAGGTGTATATGTATATAGAAGATTATTCAAATATCTAGGTAGAAGCATTAGATATACGATTGTTTCGCCAGAAAATCATTTTCTTTTTACGCCACTACTTCACGAAGTTGCGACTGGGTCGCTAGATTCTCATAGTATAGTTGAGCCAATAAGAACAATAACTGATTATGAGTCCACCAAGGTTCTTCAAGGTGAAGCTGGCCAAATAAATACAAGCAAGAAAACTCTTATGGTTGGTTCAAACGAAGTTCACTACGACTATCTAGTTGTAGCAACTGGAGCCAAGACTTGTTCTTATGCTATATCTGGCGTAGAAGAAAACGCATATGTTTTGAAAACACTAGGCGACGGAGAACACTTAAAGAATAGATTTATATCTATATTTCAAGAAGCTGCCGAAACAAAAAACATTGAAGCAAAAAGAGAAATGCTTTCTTTTGTTATTGTTGGAGGTGGTGCTACCGGAGTTGAGATGGCAGCAGAAATGGCCGAACTTTGTTTCGGGACATTTCTAGAGCTATATGGTGGAGAGGGTATTTCTTATGAAGATATAAAAGTAACCCTTATCTCTTCTAGTACAGACCTCATACCGTACTTCAAAAGAAAGGTTAGGAAATTTGCTCACAAATCACTGACCAAGTCTGGCGTCGATGTCATGCTCGGAAAAATGGTTTCCAAGGTTGACGAGCACGGAGTCGTCTTGAGTACAGGAGAGAGGATTTGGTCTAGAACTGTACTTTGGACCGCAGGAGTTTTGCCAAACACTCCAGATTTTGAAAATAAACAAGATTTTGCATATGACAACGGCAAGGTCAAGGTAGATAAAACACTTCGTGTCGTAGGAGAGACAGATGTTTTTGCAATAGGAGATGTTTCTGGTGCACAGGATGAGAAGGGTAGTTTTTATCCGAACTTGGCACAAGTTGCAGTAAAAGAAGCGAGACATGTTGCAAAAGAGATAAGCAATATGGAAAAAGGAGAAAAAGAAAGAAGAGAATTTAGTTTGAAACTAAAAGGCGAGCTTATCTCTCTCGGTCAGTGGCATGCAGCTGGAGATGTGTTTGGTTTTGCTATAGTTGGTCCACTTGCTTGGTTTATCTGGAGAACAGTTTATCTTTTCAAGTTTATTTCCAAATCCAAGAAATTCAAGATTGCACTTGATTGGACTATCAACGTCTTTTATCCTAGAGATATAACAAAGATATCAAAGACTTCGCACAAGTGGAGCCAGAACGTAAAACCTCACAAACACTAA
- a CDS encoding DUF3298 domain-containing protein, with protein sequence MNKKTKFIYSFIAFLTTFFVVLAGFLYYKTKLITEEYKIEHEDANNQKQDSDQEVLVTEMVAVSSGDGYVIDVKYPSFSGLDKEVEDNINQKIEAVVTEKIDNFIENNLSYEGGTVIGEENSSLYISYEEPYMNSDVISLLLSFSGFEAGATHEYNYFESYNFDRSSGRTIELKDFFRPGSLYLLEVSKVLESELDKYFREMDSSYDKNGIKPYDYNFEIFTLTSDGFEFFFNPYQIGSYSLGVVRIVVPFDKFDGLNSLI encoded by the coding sequence ATGAACAAGAAAACTAAATTCATCTATAGTTTTATTGCCTTTTTGACGACTTTCTTCGTTGTTTTGGCTGGTTTTTTGTATTACAAAACCAAACTCATAACAGAAGAATATAAGATAGAACATGAGGACGCTAATAACCAAAAACAAGATTCTGACCAAGAAGTTCTTGTGACAGAAATGGTCGCCGTGTCTTCCGGAGACGGTTACGTTATAGATGTAAAATATCCATCTTTTTCTGGACTGGACAAAGAAGTTGAAGATAATATAAATCAGAAAATAGAAGCCGTTGTAACAGAAAAGATAGACAACTTCATCGAAAATAATCTTTCTTATGAGGGAGGAACTGTAATAGGAGAAGAAAATAGTTCGCTCTATATATCTTATGAAGAGCCGTATATGAATAGCGACGTTATAAGTTTACTACTTTCTTTTTCTGGATTTGAGGCTGGAGCTACACACGAGTACAATTATTTCGAATCATACAATTTCGACAGATCTTCTGGTAGAACCATAGAATTAAAAGATTTCTTTAGGCCGGGGTCGCTATATTTACTAGAGGTGAGTAAAGTTTTGGAGTCAGAATTAGACAAATATTTCAGAGAAATGGATTCTTCTTATGACAAGAATGGTATAAAGCCATATGATTACAACTTCGAAATATTTACACTAACTAGTGATGGATTTGAGTTCTTCTTTAACCCTTATCAGATCGGATCTTATTCGCTAGGAGTTGTGAGGATTGTAGTTCCTTTTGACAAATTTGATGGTCTCAATTCTCTTATATAA
- a CDS encoding GIY-YIG nuclease family protein: MWFVYILFCNQEMYYTGMTDNLERRFFQHKNKQSKFTSKFNSVELVYTENLHTRNLAEKREKQIKGWSKAKKKALIDGNKDLLIQLSKST; the protein is encoded by the coding sequence ATGTGGTTTGTATATATACTTTTTTGCAACCAAGAAATGTATTATACAGGAATGACAGACAATCTTGAACGGAGATTTTTTCAGCATAAAAACAAGCAGTCAAAATTTACGAGTAAATTTAACTCAGTAGAGCTAGTGTATACAGAAAATCTACACACTAGAAATCTGGCTGAAAAAAGAGAAAAACAAATCAAAGGGTGGTCAAAAGCAAAAAAGAAAGCGTTGATAGATGGAAATAAAGATTTATTAATTCAACTAAGTAAAAGCACTTAG
- a CDS encoding EamA family transporter — protein MSWIFLSLLAPLFWASSNFVDKYILGKYTKGIFDFVFFSTITSWIFFAGIFIFAGRPELDIFSLISIATGMILIYSYGFYGKALEQGDTSSLVILFKLIPVITVILAFTFLGQTLSSNELLGFVIVLVGATIVSFEKSKGIFIKGFGMILIAILMWSIMTLLIDYGLTKMSFWDYFMLDNLGSALAGLTMFIIPSIRKQVIEGIRTARAGKYIWFSWNNVLDFFGQMSIKKALAIAPSAGLVTVVMQVQSFYAILIGILLTLFIPHIIKEDISTSVLIKKSIGAVIMFAGVYILLV, from the coding sequence ATGAGCTGGATTTTTCTCTCACTACTCGCGCCACTATTTTGGGCTTCATCTAATTTTGTGGACAAATATATTCTCGGTAAATATACAAAAGGGATTTTTGATTTCGTTTTCTTTTCAACAATAACTAGCTGGATATTCTTTGCGGGAATATTCATTTTTGCAGGAAGACCAGAACTCGATATTTTTTCTTTGATATCAATCGCAACAGGAATGATACTTATTTATTCCTATGGCTTCTATGGAAAAGCTCTCGAACAAGGTGATACATCTTCCCTTGTGATTCTTTTTAAACTCATTCCTGTCATTACTGTAATACTCGCCTTTACTTTTTTGGGTCAAACACTATCCTCAAATGAACTTTTGGGATTCGTGATTGTTCTAGTTGGCGCAACGATTGTCTCGTTTGAAAAAAGTAAAGGCATATTCATAAAGGGTTTCGGGATGATACTGATAGCGATTTTGATGTGGTCAATAATGACTTTGCTCATAGATTACGGGCTAACGAAAATGTCATTTTGGGATTATTTTATGCTCGACAATTTGGGTTCTGCTTTAGCAGGACTAACAATGTTTATTATTCCGTCAATACGCAAACAAGTCATTGAAGGAATTAGAACTGCAAGAGCAGGAAAATACATTTGGTTTTCATGGAACAATGTCTTGGACTTTTTCGGTCAAATGAGTATCAAGAAAGCTCTTGCTATAGCTCCATCTGCTGGGTTAGTTACTGTTGTTATGCAGGTTCAGTCCTTTTACGCAATACTAATTGGCATACTACTAACACTCTTTATTCCGCACATTATCAAAGAGGATATTTCTACTTCTGTGCTGATAAAGAAATCTATCGGGGCAGTAATTATGTTTGCAGGTGTTTATATTTTACTGGTATAG
- a CDS encoding helix-turn-helix transcriptional regulator: protein MESNQLGQKIKKLRTKLGLSQDDFARKADVPYTTLTKVETGVIKKPSVFVVSKIAKALNVDIEELIK from the coding sequence ATGGAAAGTAACCAACTAGGACAGAAAATCAAGAAACTACGGACAAAATTAGGTCTTTCTCAAGACGATTTTGCTCGTAAAGCGGATGTCCCCTATACAACGCTTACAAAGGTCGAAACAGGTGTCATCAAAAAACCTTCGGTTTTTGTGGTGAGTAAAATAGCCAAAGCTCTCAATGTTGATATTGAGGAGCTAATTAAATAA
- a CDS encoding zinc metalloprotease HtpX gives MATLYTQQDKNIRKTWLLMSTFFVLVVAIGFVFSQIYGDPSILYIFFIFALFMNIFSYWNSANIALRVSGARLADEVQYRDLHNIIENLAITAGLPKPKIYIIDDPVPNAFATGRNKEHAAIAFTTGILSILDRSELEGVAAHELSHIGNKDILVSTVAVVLAGFISLIADAFLRSRIYGGGSDRNSKGNILVLIGIVLAILAPIFATLVQLAISRKREFLADASGALLTRYPEGLANALQKISQHSSPMKVTHKATAHMFIANPFGGSKIKGLFATHPPVEARIKALLGK, from the coding sequence ATGGCCACACTCTATACACAACAAGATAAAAACATAAGAAAGACATGGCTACTCATGAGTACTTTTTTTGTGCTTGTGGTAGCTATCGGTTTTGTCTTTTCCCAAATATATGGTGACCCTTCTATACTGTATATATTTTTTATCTTTGCTTTATTTATGAATATTTTTTCATATTGGAATAGTGCAAACATAGCTCTTAGAGTTTCTGGAGCTAGACTGGCAGACGAAGTTCAGTATCGTGATCTGCATAATATTATAGAGAATCTAGCAATAACAGCTGGTTTACCAAAACCAAAAATATACATCATCGACGACCCAGTTCCCAACGCTTTTGCTACTGGTAGAAACAAAGAGCATGCTGCTATAGCTTTTACTACAGGAATACTTTCTATTTTAGACAGAAGTGAACTCGAAGGGGTGGCTGCTCATGAACTCTCTCACATAGGTAACAAAGATATTTTGGTTTCCACTGTGGCTGTAGTACTGGCTGGATTTATCTCTCTTATAGCCGATGCTTTTTTAAGGTCACGTATATATGGAGGTGGAAGTGATAGAAACAGCAAGGGCAACATCTTAGTACTGATCGGTATAGTACTAGCTATACTTGCTCCTATATTTGCTACTTTAGTCCAATTAGCGATATCTAGAAAAAGAGAATTTCTTGCTGATGCATCTGGAGCGTTGCTTACCAGATATCCAGAAGGTTTGGCAAACGCACTTCAGAAGATAAGTCAGCATAGTAGTCCCATGAAGGTCACACACAAAGCAACAGCTCATATGTTTATCGCAAATCCTTTTGGTGGATCAAAAATAAAAGGTTTGTTTGCAACACATCCACCAGTAGAGGCGAGGATAAAAGCACTTCTAGGAAAGTGA
- a CDS encoding LemA family protein yields MSIGGITLIILVVLIGTFIGMYNGFIRLINRTKEAWADIEVQLKRRYDLIPNLVNTVKGYATHESTAFEKVTEARASAMSARSAGEHAKTEAALGQAITGIFGIAEAYPELKANTNFLELQRELSDTENKIQSARRFYNTNVRDLNTKIEMFPGNVFAGIFHFKKMEFFDIPDDGVENQPVEVKF; encoded by the coding sequence ATGTCAATTGGAGGAATAACACTAATCATACTTGTTGTGCTAATCGGTACTTTTATCGGTATGTACAACGGATTTATACGTCTTATAAACAGAACCAAGGAGGCTTGGGCAGATATAGAGGTCCAGCTAAAGCGTCGTTATGACCTAATCCCAAACCTTGTAAATACTGTAAAAGGTTACGCTACTCATGAATCTACTGCTTTTGAAAAAGTTACAGAAGCTAGAGCTAGTGCCATGAGTGCAAGATCAGCAGGCGAACATGCAAAAACAGAAGCTGCTCTAGGGCAAGCCATAACTGGAATTTTTGGTATCGCAGAAGCGTACCCAGAACTAAAAGCCAACACAAACTTTTTGGAACTTCAGCGTGAACTTTCTGACACAGAGAACAAGATTCAGTCAGCTAGAAGATTCTATAACACAAACGTTCGTGATCTAAATACAAAAATAGAAATGTTTCCAGGAAATGTTTTTGCAGGTATATTTCATTTTAAAAAAATGGAATTCTTTGATATTCCAGACGATGGAGTAGAAAACCAGCCGGTAGAAGTAAAATTTTAA
- the secF gene encoding protein translocase subunit SecF, which produces MNIIKNKKIYFSISIALVVLSIVGFFLKPIPKSIEFAGGSQALISGNSAPLDYLVVSDVVSGLDFVDSSLVQKQGDFVSIKTNTLNENQKGELLDAIASSYDGEVVLESFTTIGPSIGKELKTKSIYSLILVVIAIIIFIAYVFRKVSKPVSSWKYGVVAVITLLHDVIITSGFYVLLSMFSGAEINTLFVVALLTVLGVSVNDTIVVFDRIRENLLINEQNNFPKKFDEVVGVSIKETITRSISTSLTVVLVLLALVLFGPETTKVFSMTMMVGMIVGTFSSIFIASPLLVTLERIGRIKK; this is translated from the coding sequence ATGAATATAATCAAAAACAAAAAAATATACTTTTCTATCTCGATAGCACTTGTTGTACTTTCTATCGTTGGATTTTTCCTAAAACCAATACCAAAAAGTATTGAGTTTGCCGGTGGATCACAGGCTCTTATTTCTGGGAACAGCGCACCACTAGACTATCTAGTAGTTTCAGATGTTGTTTCTGGTCTAGATTTTGTAGATTCATCTCTTGTTCAAAAACAAGGCGACTTCGTTTCTATCAAGACAAATACTCTAAACGAAAACCAAAAGGGAGAGCTTCTAGACGCTATAGCTTCTTCTTATGATGGGGAAGTTGTACTAGAGAGTTTTACAACAATAGGCCCTAGTATTGGTAAAGAACTCAAAACCAAGTCTATATACTCACTTATACTTGTAGTTATAGCAATAATTATATTTATCGCTTATGTTTTCCGAAAAGTTTCAAAACCAGTTTCATCTTGGAAATATGGAGTTGTTGCTGTTATAACTCTTCTTCATGACGTTATTATAACTTCTGGATTTTACGTCTTACTTTCTATGTTCTCCGGAGCCGAGATAAACACACTATTTGTTGTGGCTCTTCTAACTGTACTCGGTGTATCGGTAAACGACACTATTGTTGTCTTCGACAGGATAAGAGAGAACCTGCTTATCAACGAACAAAATAACTTCCCAAAGAAGTTTGACGAAGTTGTCGGAGTAAGTATCAAAGAAACAATCACAAGATCTATAAGTACATCTCTTACTGTTGTACTTGTTCTTCTTGCACTCGTACTGTTTGGTCCAGAAACTACAAAAGTATTCTCTATGACCATGATGGTTGGTATGATAGTTGGTACTTTCTCTTCAATATTTATCGCAAGTCCATTATTGGTTACATTGGAAAGAATTGGAAGGATAAAAAAATAA